One Solanum lycopersicum chromosome 4, SLM_r2.1 DNA window includes the following coding sequences:
- the DCL gene encoding protein DCL, chloroplastic (The RefSeq protein has 1 substitution compared to this genomic sequence) has translation MASICTSNFHFLCRKNNSSPISHHLLLSPSSLSFSRCGGLRLCRCAAVKTGSEGGGIRSDNAELLRKPVISTELETTSESEELVKEESDDEVGKKSGDGEGWVDWEDQILEDTVPLVGFVRMILHSGKYAIGDRLSPDHQRTILQRLLPYHPECDKKIGPGVDYITVGYHPDFENSRCLFIVRKDGETVDFSYWKCIKGLIRKNYPLYADSFILRHFRKRRRND, from the exons ATGGCTTCAATTTGTACTTcaaattttcactttttatgCAGAAAAAACAATCATAGCCCTATTTCTCATCATCTACTGTTATCTCCCTCTTCTTTATCCTTCTCACGTTGCGGCGGATTGCGGTTGTGTCGTTGCGCGGCGGTGAAGACCGGTTCGGAGGGAGGAGGCATTCGGAGTGATAACGCGGAGCTGTTGCGTAAGCCGGTGATTTCGACGGAGTTGGAGACGACGTCAGAAAGTGAGGAGTTGGTGAAGGAGGAATCGGATGATGAAGTAGGGAAGAAGAGCGGAGATGGAGAGGGTTGGGTTGATTGGGAGGACCAGATTTTAGAGGATACTGTGCCGCTTGTTGGTTTTGTTAGAATGATTCTTCATTCTGGAAA ATATGCAATTGGCGATAGGTTAAGTCCTGATCATCAGAGAACAATTCTACAAAGATTGCTTCCATATCACCCGGAATGCGACAAGAAGATTGGCCCTGGAGTTGATTACATTACT GTAGGGTACCATCCAGATTTTGAAAACTCAAGATGTTTATTTATTGTCCGCAAGGATGGTGAAACAGTGGACTTTTCATACTGGAAATGCATAAAGGGGTTAATTAGAAAAAACTATCCACTCTATGCTGACAGTTTTATCCTCAGGCATTTTCGGAAGCGGAGGCGTAATGACTGA